In Dasypus novemcinctus isolate mDasNov1 chromosome 23, mDasNov1.1.hap2, whole genome shotgun sequence, the following proteins share a genomic window:
- the LOC131275585 gene encoding ral guanine nucleotide dissociation stimulator-like, with protein MQMVGEQLEEGLVYTVYIEKVQVRRGPGQGQRWYQRMNVWARSREEHRMVRMVKAGPWENLAEHLVPAFQEGDLVFVKTFLGTYRVFTTTEQVLHLLFRRYGRSLRGRDRQGGCLEMRNTVSSLLGTWMDQYAEDFTEPTGLPCLKLLVGYAQVYLPGSTLECRAIALLSWRSHLEPIEAEPKAHLSAPEQQMPPGQHPLPVPPPVAVTGALPEPEEAPSPPLLPAPEFVPVLGQQIEPEALGDVAPAPELKVALAPPPLLPTVLGPVTPVEVPSMPTLIVETAPSSDVAPAAMLEEVTSPSLSPVPELEALPPPPPVSPTHFKSVPFMEPQPLNLASAATALEGEASLAPPPEPVPRLDPALGQATPPEPSCTCTLPLEIRLSEENANLLAFPPELVAQQLTRMDVDLFKKVVPYHCLGSIWSQRNKKCKEEMAPTVHATITHFNRVINYVMSTCVGNQSMKDPARARVVEHWIEVARECRILHNQSSFYAVISGLQSYPLLCLLKTWEEVSRWAGLSLGDIRLGSPSPEQLKEGGSALTPSPPLQLFPSFLPSPRDSFCLFLTLSEIYWKEHNLSHGSELIIKRSISKFSTLEANPQIVQRQHQQQERGDIQGVVPCLRTFLTEFLLLEYAMPEYLDGRKINFEKKRKEYQMVEELQQLQAGCCYEALVPHESFGAWFVAMEQLGEKDQ; from the exons ATGCAGATGGTGGGGGAACAGCTGGAGGAGGGGCTCGTCTACACCGTCTACATAGAGAAGGTGCAGGTCCGTCGAGGCCCTGGCCAGGGCCAGCGCTGGTACCAG AGGATGAATGTCTGGGCCCGCTCGAGGGAGGAGCACCGCATGGTGCGCATGGTCAAGGCAGGCCCGTGGGAGAACCTGGCCGAGCACCTGGTGCCCGCCTTCCAGGAGGGGGACCTTGTCTTTGTCAAGACCTTCCTGGGGACATACCGCGTGTTCACCACCACCGAGCAGGTCCTGCACCTGTTGTTCAGAAG ATATGGACGGAGCCTCCGTGGCAGAGACAGGCAAGGAGGATGCCTGGAAATGAGGAA CACCGTCTCCTCGCTGCTGGGCACCTGGATGGACCAGTATGCTGAGGATTTCACAGAACCTACAGGCTTGCCCTGCCTCAAGCTGCTGGTGGGCTACGCCCAGGTGTATCTTCCTGGCTCTACCCTGGAGTGCCGAGCCATAGCTCTACTGTCATGGAGGAGCCATCTGGAGCCCATTGAGGCAGAGCCAAAGG CTCATTTGTCAGCCCCAGAGCAGCAAATGCCTCCAGGACAACATCCACTGCCAGTTCCACCACCTGTGGCAGTCACAGGGGCACTTccagagcctgaagaagctccatctccacctctgctgCCAGCTCCTGAGTTTGTCCCAGTGCTTGGACAACAAATAGAGCCTGAAGCATTAGGTGATGTAGCACCAGCTCCGGAGCTGAAGGTGGCTCTAGCACCACCACCACTTCTACCCACAGTGCTAGGGCCTGTGACACCTGTGGAGGTACCATCAATGCCGACTCTGATAGTAGAGACAGCTCCATCCTCAGATGTTGCACCTGCAGCCATGCTGGAAGAAGTCACATCACCATCTCTATCACCAGTTCCTGAACTGGAGGCactcccaccaccacctccagtgTCACCTACACATTTCAAGTCAGTGCCCTTTATGGAACCACAGCCTCTTAACTTGGCTTCAGCAGCAACGGCTCTTGAGGGGGAGGCAAGTCTGGCACCACCACCAGAGCCAGTGCCAAGGCTCGACCCAGCACTGGGGCAGGCCACACCCCCGGAACCTTCCTGCACTTGTACTTTGCCTTTGGAAATCAGGCTGAGTGAGGAGAATGCTAACCTCCTGGCTTTCCCTCCGGAGCTGGTGGCACAGCAGCTGACCCGAATGGATGTG gatctcttcaagaaggtggtgccctatcactgcctgggctccatctggtcccagcgtaacaaaaaatgcaaagaagaaatggcGCCCACCGTCCATGCCACCATCACCCATTTCAACCGGGTGATAAACTACGTCATGTCCACCTGCGTCGGGAACCAGAGCATGAAGGACCcagccagggccagggtggtggagcactggatcGAGGTGGCCAGG GAGTGCCGAATCCTCCATAACCAATCGTCCTTCTATGCCGTCATCTCTGGTCTCCAGAGCTATCCACTCCTCTGTCTATTGaagacatgggaggaagtttccaGGTGGGCAGGCCTCTCTCTAGGGGACATAAGATTGG GCAGTCCGAGTCCCGAGCAGCTAAAAGAAGGTGGTTCAGCCcttactccctcccccccactccaactttttccttccttcttgccctcccccagggacagcttctgcctctttctgaccCTGTCAGAGATTTACTGGAAGGAGCACAACCTCTCCCATGGCAGTGAGCTGATCATCAAG AGGTCCATCTCTAAATTCTCCACCCTGGAGGCAAATCCCCAAATAGTCCAGAGGCAGCACCAGCAGCAAGAGAGG GGTGACATCCAAGGTGTGGTCCCATGCCTGAGAACTTTCCTCACAGAATTTTTGCTTTTGGAGTATGCCATGCCAGAGTATCTGGAT GGAAGGAAGATTAATTtcgaaaaaaaaaggaag GAATACCAGATGGTGGAGGAGCTGCAGCAGCTCCAGGCGGGCTGCTGCTATGAGGCCCTTGTGCCACATGAATCATTTGGAGCCTGGTTTGTGGCCATGGAGCAGCTCGGTGAGAAGGACCAGTGA
- the LOC131275586 gene encoding ral guanine nucleotide dissociation stimulator-like translates to MKGPRMPRGGQSRHVPESSGVSTIHSSVQHRWSQGFSSRDAADSCPIHTADASSSKNSSIVTSASGGMPSSSPSIQSRAMQTNHMHGYSHVLYKWQGGPCGIVRVSLYEDNVKYKSILVTSQDRALAGISKALEEHSLHQDKPEDYKLVQIISDNRSTSSPMNPPWR, encoded by the exons ATGAAAGGGCCCCGGATGCCAAGAGGAGGGCAAAG CCGCCATGTCCCTGAATCCAGTGGTGTCAGCACCATCCACTCCAGTGTCCAGCACAGGTGGAGCCAAGGCTTCAGCAGCAGGGATGCAGCTGACTCGTGTCCTATACATACAGCTGATGCCTCCAGTTCTAAG AACTCATCCATAGTCACATCAGCATCTGGAGGAatgccttcttcatctccctccaTCCAATCCAGGGCCATGCAGACCAACCACATGCATGGTTACTCACACGTGCTCTATAAATGGCAAGGGGGGCCCTGCGGCATTGTCCGTGTCAGCCTGTATGAGGACAACGTCAAGTACAAGAGTATCCTG GTGACCAGCCAAGATAGGGCTCTAGCCGGGATcagcaaggccctggaagaacACAGCCTGCATCAAGACAAGCCAGAAGACTACAAGCTGGTGCAAATCATATCAGACAATCGAA